A DNA window from Mesorhizobium sp. C432A contains the following coding sequences:
- a CDS encoding flagellar hook protein FlgE: protein MSLYGMMRTGVSGMNAQANRLSATADNIANSDTTGYKRSSAEFSTLIMPQVGGAYNSGGVNTTIRSAISAQGVLQYTTSVSDLAVNGNGFFVVQDPSGTPFLTRAGAFVPDAQGRLVNAAGYQLMAYSYANGTPAATANGFEGLVPVQISDQEMTATPSTAGNFNANLPAGATPPAGPLPSTNSPTAEYTSKSSMVTYDNLGNKKLLDLYFTNTGTGTWSVSVFDQSQATPGTSFPYTGGALATANLTFDTTTGKLTGAVDSITIPVPGGASLDLDLSKLTQLGTGFTVSEAKVNGNAPSTIEKIQIGEDGVIYAQYQDGSTKPLFKIPLADVQSADNLTALPGNVYAQSTDSGTVRIGFANEGKLGSIISGALENSNVDIAEELTNMIAAQRSYTANSKVFQTGSDLMDVLVNLKR, encoded by the coding sequence ATGAGCCTTTACGGAATGATGCGGACCGGCGTTTCCGGCATGAACGCGCAGGCCAACCGCCTTTCGGCGACAGCCGACAACATCGCCAATTCCGACACCACCGGCTACAAGCGATCCTCGGCCGAGTTTTCGACGCTGATCATGCCGCAGGTTGGCGGCGCCTATAATTCCGGCGGCGTCAACACCACCATCCGCTCGGCCATCAGCGCCCAGGGCGTGCTGCAGTACACGACCTCGGTTTCCGACCTTGCGGTCAACGGCAACGGTTTCTTCGTCGTCCAGGACCCCAGCGGAACGCCTTTCCTCACCCGCGCCGGCGCATTCGTTCCCGACGCTCAGGGCAGGCTGGTCAACGCCGCCGGCTACCAGCTGATGGCCTACAGCTACGCCAACGGCACACCGGCTGCCACCGCCAACGGTTTCGAAGGGCTGGTGCCGGTCCAGATCTCCGACCAGGAAATGACCGCGACGCCCAGCACCGCGGGCAACTTCAACGCCAATCTGCCGGCCGGCGCCACGCCGCCCGCCGGTCCGCTGCCGTCCACCAACAGCCCGACGGCGGAATACACGTCGAAATCCTCGATGGTCACCTACGACAATCTCGGCAACAAGAAGCTGCTCGACCTCTATTTCACCAACACCGGGACCGGCACCTGGTCGGTCTCTGTGTTCGACCAGTCCCAGGCGACGCCGGGCACATCCTTCCCCTATACGGGCGGCGCGCTGGCCACGGCCAACCTGACCTTCGACACCACCACCGGCAAACTCACCGGCGCCGTCGATTCGATTACCATCCCCGTACCGGGCGGTGCGTCGCTCGACCTCGATTTGTCCAAGCTGACTCAGCTCGGCACCGGCTTCACGGTCTCCGAAGCCAAGGTCAACGGCAACGCGCCCAGCACGATCGAAAAGATCCAGATCGGCGAGGACGGAGTCATTTACGCCCAGTATCAGGACGGCTCGACCAAGCCGCTGTTCAAGATCCCACTGGCCGACGTCCAGAGCGCCGACAACCTCACCGCACTGCCTGGCAATGTCTATGCGCAGTCCACCGACTCCGGCACCGTGCGCATCGGCTTCGCCAACGAAGGCAAGCTCGGCAGCATCATCTCCGGCGCGTTGGAAAATTCCAACGTCGATATCGCCGAGGAATTGACCAACATGATCGCGGCGCAGCGCAGCTACACCGCTAACTCGAAAGTGTTCCAGACCGGTTCCGACCTCATGGATGTCCTTGTCAACCTGAAGAGATAA
- a CDS encoding flagellar hook-length control protein FliK, which produces MNQTTSALIDVLASDNGLRQAVSTPSTSAQTAGSVAVPTHILKIELHPAELGMVTASLRLSGEQLSIELKPETHEAYRRLATDSDAIVKSLRGLGFDVDKVTILQPSIVIHAAARSDAANSHPMPQGRDQSAFQPGNSSGNNTGSDGQQSGRNRNDDAQEFGRAGAPARERAGDDMFI; this is translated from the coding sequence ATGAACCAGACGACTTCGGCGCTTATCGACGTGCTGGCTTCGGACAACGGACTGCGGCAAGCGGTTTCGACGCCGTCGACGAGCGCCCAGACGGCCGGTTCTGTTGCCGTTCCGACACATATATTGAAGATCGAGCTTCACCCGGCAGAGCTCGGCATGGTCACCGCCAGTCTCAGGCTTTCCGGAGAACAACTTTCGATAGAATTGAAGCCCGAAACCCATGAGGCTTACCGCCGTCTCGCCACCGATAGCGACGCCATCGTGAAGTCGTTGCGCGGGCTCGGCTTCGATGTCGACAAGGTCACCATCCTGCAACCCTCGATAGTGATCCACGCAGCGGCCCGCAGCGATGCAGCGAACTCGCATCCAATGCCGCAAGGCCGCGACCAGTCCGCTTTTCAGCCCGGAAACTCGAGCGGCAACAATACGGGTTCGGACGGCCAGCAGTCGGGAAGAAACCGCAATGACGATGCCCAGGAATTCGGCCGCGCTGGCGCGCCTGCTCGCGAGCGCGCTGGCGACGATATGTTTATCTAG
- a CDS encoding response regulator transcription factor, giving the protein MIVIVDERELVTEGYNSLFDREGVACAGFASGEFGEWVTSAADTDLRSVRAFLIGDCREGAISPRQIRDRTGAPVIALSEQHSLENTLRLFESGVDDVIRKPVHIREILARITAIRRRAHEDVSYTEIGAMRIFMDGRDPEIDGQPLPLPRRERRILEYLASNRGRRVTKTQVFNAIYGIFDEEVEENVVESHISKLRKKLREKLGQDPIDSKRFLGYRLVF; this is encoded by the coding sequence ATGATTGTAATCGTTGACGAGCGTGAGCTCGTAACTGAAGGCTATAATTCACTTTTCGATCGTGAGGGCGTCGCCTGTGCAGGCTTCGCATCCGGTGAATTCGGCGAGTGGGTGACATCGGCCGCCGACACGGATTTGCGATCGGTCCGAGCCTTCCTCATCGGCGACTGCCGCGAAGGCGCCATCTCGCCACGCCAGATCCGCGACCGCACCGGCGCTCCGGTTATCGCGCTCAGCGAACAGCACTCGCTTGAAAATACGCTGCGGCTGTTCGAGAGCGGTGTCGACGACGTCATCCGCAAGCCGGTCCATATTCGGGAGATCCTGGCCCGCATCACCGCCATCCGCCGCCGCGCCCATGAGGACGTCAGCTACACCGAGATCGGCGCCATGCGCATCTTCATGGATGGCCGCGATCCCGAGATCGATGGCCAGCCGCTGCCTCTGCCGCGTCGCGAACGCCGCATCCTCGAATATCTGGCGAGCAACCGCGGACGCCGGGTCACCAAGACCCAGGTCTTCAACGCCATCTACGGCATCTTCGACGAAGAGGTCGAGGAGAACGTGGTCGAGAGCCACATCTCCAAATTGCGCAAGAAGCTGCGCGAAAAGCTCGGCCAGGACCCGATAGATTCCAAGCGCTTCCTTGGCTACCGGCTGGTGTTCTGA
- a CDS encoding flagellar hook-associated family protein, producing MKATSVSSAALSNAARYQQMRMQGELVKATKESTTGTVADVGLALGARTSQAVTFSRDLDRLNVIIDSNSLVTARLSSTQAALGQLSDTAQNLLTALTAAGNSSSTITQQAGKAAVQQMTSILNASVNGEYLFAGTNTDVKPIDDFTAAGSPAKAAFDASFSSYFGFTQTDPLAANITAAQMDGFITSNVVPQFMGAGWQANWSNATDQQIVSRISLGETTQTSASANEDSIRKLAMASALVTGLLSGNISQAAKTTVVGRAQAMVGEALGGLGQLQAETGLAEKRVSDASDRMKTQVDLFERHILDLEGVDPAEAATRVADLTQHIETSFALTARLQQMSLLNYLT from the coding sequence ATGAAAGCCACATCCGTCTCCTCAGCCGCTCTCTCCAACGCCGCGCGCTATCAGCAGATGCGCATGCAGGGCGAACTGGTCAAAGCCACTAAGGAATCGACGACCGGCACCGTCGCCGATGTCGGTCTGGCGCTCGGCGCGCGCACCTCGCAGGCGGTCACCTTCTCGCGCGACCTCGACCGGTTGAACGTCATCATCGATTCCAATTCGCTGGTCACCGCTCGGCTGTCCTCGACGCAGGCTGCGCTTGGCCAGCTTTCCGACACTGCGCAGAATTTGCTGACCGCACTGACCGCCGCCGGCAATTCCTCGAGCACCATCACGCAGCAAGCCGGCAAGGCCGCCGTGCAGCAGATGACCTCTATCCTCAATGCCAGCGTCAACGGCGAATATCTGTTTGCCGGCACCAACACCGACGTCAAGCCGATCGACGATTTCACCGCCGCCGGCTCGCCGGCCAAGGCGGCGTTCGACGCTTCCTTCTCGTCGTATTTCGGCTTCACGCAGACCGATCCGCTCGCCGCCAACATCACCGCCGCCCAGATGGACGGCTTCATCACCAGCAATGTCGTGCCGCAGTTCATGGGCGCCGGCTGGCAGGCCAACTGGTCGAACGCCACCGACCAGCAGATCGTCAGCCGCATTTCGCTGGGCGAAACCACCCAGACCTCGGCCAGCGCCAATGAAGACAGCATCCGCAAGCTCGCCATGGCTTCCGCCCTGGTCACCGGCCTGCTCTCCGGCAACATCAGCCAGGCGGCGAAGACCACCGTCGTCGGTCGCGCCCAGGCGATGGTCGGCGAGGCGCTGGGCGGACTCGGCCAGTTGCAGGCCGAGACCGGCCTTGCCGAGAAGCGTGTTTCCGACGCGAGCGACCGCATGAAGACGCAGGTCGACCTGTTCGAGCGCCATATCCTCGATCTGGAGGGCGTCGATCCGGCCGAGGCCGCCACCCGCGTCGCGGATCTGACGCAGCATATCGAGACGTCCTTCGCGCTGACCGCGCGCCTGCAGCAGATGAGCCTGCTGAACTACCTGACCTGA
- a CDS encoding chemotaxis protein, with protein sequence MRRAAIIGRAVGLLLLSAVHPPSAFAEDGLQPYQLVRSLQLVQDRIAAGDHAALPMQAKLLEMADTRLRAADADDFSDPKNFRALLVYGMSGGNPVTVEAAVSRAKTDPQSLTIAKGIVDYLNGRQAAAIEALKPIDPMTLPPDVGAFLALVKGSLLATEQPVSALALLDDARLLSPGTLVEEAALRRSVGIAAAQGDGARFALASTQYVEDYLYSPYASQFADAFVSGVITLHMAISQDKLADITAMMDPEREKVIYLRIARRAAIDGFADLSAFASARAERGRDGIHNQDDPRAQLYSSLSTVTSGTIGEVRAKLDKIDRNQLSQSDRDLLDAAQAVAGEVIAPPAPLPAEKPAPAAARQEPVKTAAVERPDEPELPPVEGAMPEQPAATTSSEQPATDRLKAASEPAAQAPSTPEAKAAETPAVAPASDAAPVVPASVPAPAAVEPTDPTDAAMARTRRQLDLIDQMLGAAPK encoded by the coding sequence ATGAGGCGCGCCGCCATCATCGGCCGCGCCGTCGGGCTGCTGCTGCTGAGCGCTGTCCATCCGCCATCGGCCTTCGCCGAGGACGGCTTGCAGCCCTATCAGCTGGTGCGCTCGCTGCAGCTTGTGCAGGACCGCATCGCCGCCGGCGATCACGCCGCGCTGCCGATGCAGGCCAAGCTGCTCGAAATGGCCGACACAAGGCTGCGCGCGGCGGACGCAGATGATTTCAGCGACCCGAAGAATTTTCGCGCCTTGCTGGTCTATGGCATGAGTGGCGGCAACCCCGTCACCGTCGAGGCGGCGGTGTCGCGCGCCAAGACCGACCCGCAAAGCCTGACCATCGCCAAGGGCATTGTCGATTATCTGAACGGCCGGCAGGCGGCTGCGATCGAGGCGCTGAAGCCGATCGATCCGATGACCCTGCCCCCCGATGTCGGTGCCTTTCTGGCGCTGGTCAAGGGCTCGCTTCTCGCCACCGAGCAACCGGTCAGCGCGCTTGCGCTGCTCGACGATGCTCGCCTGCTCAGCCCCGGCACGCTGGTCGAGGAAGCAGCACTGCGCCGCTCGGTCGGCATCGCCGCCGCGCAAGGCGACGGTGCGCGTTTCGCGCTTGCCTCAACCCAATACGTCGAAGACTACCTCTATTCGCCCTATGCCAGCCAGTTCGCCGACGCCTTCGTCTCCGGCGTCATCACGCTGCACATGGCGATCAGCCAGGACAAGCTCGCCGACATCACCGCAATGATGGATCCAGAACGCGAGAAGGTGATCTATCTGCGCATCGCCCGCCGCGCCGCGATCGACGGCTTTGCCGATCTCTCCGCCTTTGCCTCGGCCAGGGCTGAACGGGGCCGCGACGGCATCCACAATCAGGACGATCCGCGCGCCCAGCTCTATTCCAGCCTGTCCACGGTAACGTCCGGCACCATCGGCGAGGTCCGCGCCAAGCTGGACAAGATCGATCGCAACCAGCTTTCGCAAAGCGACCGCGACCTGCTCGATGCCGCGCAGGCCGTGGCGGGTGAAGTCATCGCCCCGCCGGCGCCGCTGCCTGCCGAAAAGCCCGCACCTGCCGCGGCCAGGCAGGAGCCGGTCAAGACCGCGGCCGTGGAAAGACCCGACGAGCCAGAGCTGCCGCCGGTCGAAGGCGCGATGCCGGAACAGCCAGCCGCCACAACGTCGAGTGAACAGCCCGCAACCGACCGACTGAAGGCGGCAAGTGAACCGGCCGCGCAGGCACCAAGCACGCCAGAGGCAAAGGCGGCGGAAACGCCTGCAGTCGCCCCGGCCAGCGATGCGGCTCCGGTCGTGCCGGCATCGGTGCCGGCCCCCGCCGCAGTAGAGCCTACCGATCCCACCGACGCCGCCATGGCGAGGACGCGTCGCCAGCTCGATTTGATCGACCAGATGCTTGGAGCAGCCCCGAAATGA
- a CDS encoding transglycosylase SLT domain-containing protein, whose protein sequence is MTMPRNSAALARLLASALATICLSSLATKPATAATNPCEPEILRAADRYGVPAGILYAVGLAETGKKGSLQPNALNIEGKAVFPRNRTEALATFEAARREGKTLIDLGCMQINHHYHAAHFRSVDDMLDPRQNVDYAARFLASLHAHHVSWSMAVARYHAGPDNDPAQKFYVCRVIANMVATGFGKWTPNARNFCNP, encoded by the coding sequence ATGACGATGCCCAGGAATTCGGCCGCGCTGGCGCGCCTGCTCGCGAGCGCGCTGGCGACGATATGTTTATCTAGCCTCGCCACCAAGCCGGCCACCGCCGCCACCAACCCTTGCGAGCCCGAGATTTTGCGTGCCGCCGACCGCTATGGCGTGCCCGCCGGCATCCTCTATGCGGTCGGGCTGGCCGAGACCGGCAAGAAGGGTAGCTTGCAACCTAACGCGTTGAATATAGAGGGGAAAGCGGTATTTCCAAGGAACCGAACCGAGGCCCTGGCCACCTTCGAAGCAGCCCGGCGCGAGGGCAAGACACTCATCGATCTCGGCTGCATGCAGATCAACCATCACTATCACGCCGCGCATTTCCGCAGCGTCGACGACATGCTCGACCCGCGCCAGAATGTCGACTATGCCGCACGCTTCCTGGCCAGCCTGCATGCGCATCATGTCAGCTGGTCGATGGCCGTCGCCCGCTACCACGCCGGCCCCGACAATGATCCCGCGCAGAAATTCTATGTCTGCCGCGTCATCGCCAATATGGTCGCCACCGGCTTCGGCAAATGGACCCCGAATGCCCGCAACTTTTGCAATCCTTAG
- the flgK gene encoding flagellar hook-associated protein FlgK: MSLTSALTIAQQSLQTTSKQTSVLSRNIADASNPDYARRTAVVVSSAPGARSVEIQRATNALLFRQNLSAQSAWSGQSTLYSGIDRLAVAVNGVDNASSASTAIGKLQNALQLYAATPSNQNLGSSVIDAAQQVARALNDGTNAIQDFRTQADGEISTAVNDLNSLLSQFQDANKAVISATRSGTDASDALDQRDALLKKIADYVPVSTFTRGDNDMVITTKDGTTLFETIPRSVSFTPSAGYTAGTPGNTIYIDNVPVSAGAGGNTSADGKLAGLITLRDGVAATMQSQLDEVARGLITAFAETAPSQPDRTGLFTWSGAPAIPAAGTLIDGLAGSIKVNAAMDSSVGGNPVLLRDGGANGAAYIANTAGNASYSQLLIGYGDKLDKPMPFDAAAGITVTSSVSDYAANAIGWFEGQRQQASSNADAKEALASRTAEALSNDTGVNVDQEMSLLLDLEHTYQASARMMKTVDDMLSALLDAVG, from the coding sequence ATGTCGCTGACTTCCGCATTGACCATAGCCCAACAGTCGCTTCAGACCACATCGAAGCAGACCAGCGTCCTTTCCCGCAACATTGCCGACGCCAGCAACCCCGACTATGCCCGCCGCACGGCGGTCGTCGTCAGCAGCGCGCCCGGCGCCCGCTCGGTCGAGATCCAGCGCGCCACCAACGCCCTGCTGTTTCGCCAGAACCTTAGCGCGCAATCGGCATGGAGCGGCCAGAGCACGCTTTACAGCGGAATTGACCGCCTCGCCGTTGCCGTCAACGGCGTCGACAACGCCTCCTCTGCCTCGACCGCGATCGGCAAGCTGCAGAACGCGCTGCAGCTTTACGCCGCTACGCCATCCAACCAGAACCTCGGCTCCAGCGTCATCGACGCGGCCCAGCAGGTGGCGCGCGCTCTGAACGACGGCACCAACGCGATCCAGGATTTCCGCACCCAGGCCGATGGCGAGATATCAACGGCGGTTAACGATCTCAACTCGCTGCTTAGTCAGTTCCAGGACGCCAACAAGGCGGTCATCTCCGCAACCCGTTCGGGTACCGACGCATCCGACGCGCTCGACCAGCGCGACGCTTTGCTGAAGAAGATCGCGGACTATGTGCCGGTGTCGACCTTCACGCGTGGCGACAACGACATGGTCATCACCACCAAGGATGGCACGACGCTGTTCGAGACCATTCCGCGCTCGGTAAGTTTCACCCCGTCGGCGGGCTACACGGCCGGCACACCAGGCAACACCATCTACATCGACAATGTGCCGGTCAGCGCCGGGGCTGGCGGCAACACCAGCGCCGACGGCAAGCTCGCCGGGCTCATCACCTTGCGCGACGGCGTCGCGGCGACGATGCAGAGCCAGCTCGACGAAGTCGCGCGCGGCCTCATCACCGCCTTTGCCGAAACAGCACCTTCGCAGCCCGACCGAACCGGCCTGTTCACCTGGTCGGGTGCGCCCGCCATTCCGGCCGCCGGCACGCTGATCGACGGCCTTGCCGGCTCGATCAAGGTAAACGCCGCAATGGACTCGAGCGTCGGCGGCAATCCGGTGCTGCTGCGCGACGGCGGCGCCAATGGTGCGGCCTATATCGCCAACACTGCCGGCAACGCCTCCTATTCGCAGCTCTTGATCGGCTATGGCGACAAGCTCGACAAGCCGATGCCTTTCGACGCTGCGGCCGGCATCACCGTCACGTCCAGCGTGTCCGACTACGCCGCCAATGCCATTGGCTGGTTCGAAGGCCAGCGCCAGCAGGCCTCGAGCAACGCCGACGCCAAGGAAGCGCTGGCATCGCGCACCGCCGAGGCGCTGTCCAACGACACCGGCGTCAATGTCGACCAGGAGATGTCGCTGCTGCTCGACCTCGAACACACCTATCAGGCCTCGGCGCGCATGATGAAAACCGTCGACGACATGCTGTCGGCCCTGCTCGATGCCGTGGGATAA
- a CDS encoding MotB family protein, whose protein sequence is MSVVEAADARHEIIIVRRNHDDHDDAHHGGVWKIAFADFMTAMMCFFLVMWLINAANEQTKAAVASYFNPVKLVDRNASRKGLEDLGDGPSKVGLTADDPRDKTSKAGQDGVGGAGTSDKKQSKESAPKTDLSDEHLFADPYAVLSEIATDTGVMQNVSEKGDGGAQASGPATGASGGQSYRDPFAPDFWSQQVAAPGAEATAERTKIEGDPLKPGDKAAQTQVAEVKAVPAAPPVAAAPLEPLAKSVSDKPLTKAEAKAEAKAEAAKAEIAKAEAAEAQPAPKPEAAEKAPTAATVRAAAQVKQELAEAFKPGDKLHNGVSVEATDKGVVISITDQFDFGMFEIGSAVPRRELVLAMEKIGRIVNEQKGTISINGHTDARPFRSDTYDNWRLSTARAHSAYYMLVRGGVDERRITEVAGFADREPKIAADPMAAANRRIEILMATDG, encoded by the coding sequence ATGAGCGTTGTCGAGGCCGCAGACGCCAGGCATGAGATCATCATCGTGCGGCGCAACCACGACGACCACGACGACGCCCACCATGGCGGCGTCTGGAAGATCGCCTTTGCCGATTTCATGACTGCCATGATGTGCTTCTTCCTCGTCATGTGGCTGATCAACGCCGCCAACGAGCAGACCAAGGCAGCCGTCGCCAGCTACTTCAATCCGGTCAAGCTGGTCGATCGCAACGCCAGCCGCAAGGGCCTCGAAGACCTCGGCGATGGCCCGAGCAAGGTCGGGCTGACGGCGGACGACCCGCGGGACAAGACCAGCAAGGCCGGACAGGACGGCGTCGGCGGCGCCGGTACTTCCGACAAGAAGCAATCGAAGGAATCGGCGCCAAAGACGGATCTTTCCGACGAGCATCTGTTTGCCGATCCCTATGCGGTGCTGTCGGAAATCGCCACCGACACCGGCGTCATGCAAAATGTCAGCGAGAAGGGCGATGGCGGCGCGCAGGCGTCCGGCCCGGCTACCGGCGCATCCGGCGGCCAATCCTACCGCGACCCGTTCGCGCCGGATTTCTGGTCGCAGCAGGTGGCTGCACCAGGCGCCGAAGCCACCGCCGAACGCACCAAGATCGAAGGCGATCCCCTGAAGCCGGGTGACAAGGCGGCACAGACGCAAGTGGCGGAGGTGAAGGCCGTGCCGGCCGCGCCGCCAGTGGCCGCGGCGCCGCTCGAGCCGCTGGCGAAATCCGTTTCCGATAAGCCGCTGACCAAGGCTGAAGCCAAAGCAGAGGCCAAGGCTGAAGCAGCGAAGGCCGAAATTGCAAAGGCCGAAGCCGCCGAAGCACAACCCGCACCCAAACCCGAAGCCGCGGAAAAAGCGCCGACGGCCGCCACTGTTAGAGCCGCGGCGCAGGTCAAGCAGGAACTGGCCGAGGCCTTCAAGCCAGGCGACAAATTGCATAATGGCGTCTCCGTCGAAGCCACCGACAAGGGTGTCGTCATTTCGATCACGGACCAGTTCGATTTCGGCATGTTCGAGATCGGATCGGCGGTGCCTAGGCGTGAACTGGTGCTGGCGATGGAAAAGATCGGCCGCATCGTCAACGAGCAGAAAGGCACGATCAGCATCAACGGCCACACCGACGCGCGGCCGTTCCGCAGCGACACTTACGACAATTGGCGGCTGTCCACGGCGCGCGCCCATTCCGCCTATTACATGCTGGTGCGCGGCGGCGTCGACGAGCGCCGCATCACCGAGGTCGCCGGCTTCGCCGATCGCGAGCCGAAAATTGCAGCCGACCCGATGGCGGCCGCGAACCGCCGCATCGAAATCCTGATGGCGACCGACGGATGA
- the fliF gene encoding flagellar basal-body MS-ring/collar protein FliF, whose amino-acid sequence MPQQIQSIISNLRAFGVRRLAMLAGIAALVMAVIGIGSVYLNRPAYETLYVGLDRSDVNQIGLVLGEAGIGFDVGSDGTSVLVPAGTTAQARMLLAEKGLPTSANAGYELFDNVGSLGLTSFMQQITRVRALEGEIARTIQSISGIKAARVHIVMSERANFRRDEQQPSASVVIRYSGIDAEKSAMSIRHLVAAAVPGLSADKVTVLDSNGNLLAAGDDPSNTSAARTLGVEQTVEAQIGDNIRRALTPYLGPDNFRASVKADVNTDTRQTEETIFDPESRVERSVQSVRANENSNQRQASTPATVEQNLPETQATSTDGPQTSSENDRKEEITNYEINSKKIATVSNGYSVTKMSIAVVVNQQRLMTILGKDATPEQIAKRVADIQKMVASATGFDDKRGDIIDVSAVEFIDGLDGEAVEQPGIMASIGTHAGTMINAGAFIVVVFLVAFFGLRPMATALSARPTPALAGPSFDDVQRSLPTPEAASAEQAPAALPGSRPGPTPLDDLRQKIRPAPQERLARMVDINEERTAQILRKWAAQEAAV is encoded by the coding sequence GTGCCGCAACAGATCCAGAGCATCATCTCGAATCTCAGGGCATTTGGCGTCAGGCGCCTTGCCATGCTGGCCGGCATTGCCGCATTGGTGATGGCCGTCATCGGCATCGGCTCGGTCTATCTCAACCGCCCGGCCTATGAGACGCTCTATGTCGGGCTCGATCGCTCCGACGTGAACCAGATCGGCCTGGTGCTCGGCGAAGCCGGCATCGGCTTCGACGTCGGCTCCGACGGCACCTCCGTGCTGGTGCCGGCCGGCACCACCGCGCAGGCGCGCATGCTGCTCGCCGAAAAGGGCCTGCCGACCAGCGCCAATGCCGGCTACGAACTGTTCGACAATGTCGGTTCTCTTGGCCTGACCTCCTTCATGCAGCAGATCACCCGCGTGCGCGCGCTGGAAGGCGAGATCGCCCGCACCATCCAGTCGATATCCGGCATCAAGGCCGCCCGCGTTCACATCGTCATGTCCGAGCGCGCCAATTTCCGCCGCGACGAACAGCAACCCTCCGCCTCGGTGGTCATCCGCTATTCCGGCATCGACGCCGAAAAGAGCGCCATGTCGATCCGCCATCTCGTCGCCGCCGCCGTGCCGGGCCTGTCGGCCGACAAGGTTACCGTGCTCGATTCCAACGGCAACCTTCTCGCCGCCGGCGACGATCCCTCCAACACAAGTGCTGCCCGCACGCTCGGCGTCGAGCAGACCGTCGAGGCGCAGATCGGCGACAACATCCGCCGCGCGCTGACGCCTTATCTCGGCCCCGACAATTTCCGCGCCAGCGTCAAGGCCGATGTCAACACCGACACCCGCCAGACCGAAGAGACGATCTTCGATCCGGAGTCACGCGTGGAGCGTTCCGTGCAGTCGGTGCGCGCCAACGAAAACAGCAATCAGAGGCAGGCCTCGACCCCGGCCACCGTCGAGCAGAACCTGCCCGAGACCCAGGCGACCAGCACCGATGGTCCGCAGACGTCATCGGAGAATGATCGCAAGGAGGAGATCACCAATTACGAGATCAACTCCAAGAAGATCGCCACAGTCTCGAACGGCTATTCCGTCACCAAGATGTCGATCGCCGTCGTCGTCAATCAGCAGCGGCTGATGACCATCCTCGGCAAGGACGCAACGCCCGAGCAGATCGCCAAGCGCGTTGCCGACATCCAGAAGATGGTGGCTTCGGCCACTGGCTTCGACGACAAGCGCGGCGACATCATCGATGTCTCGGCCGTCGAGTTCATCGACGGGCTCGACGGCGAGGCGGTCGAACAGCCGGGCATAATGGCGTCGATCGGAACCCATGCCGGTACGATGATCAACGCCGGCGCTTTCATCGTCGTGGTGTTCCTGGTCGCCTTCTTCGGCCTGAGGCCGATGGCCACCGCGCTGAGCGCGCGGCCGACGCCGGCACTTGCCGGTCCGAGCTTCGACGACGTCCAGCGTTCACTGCCGACACCCGAAGCCGCCAGCGCCGAACAGGCGCCGGCTGCCTTGCCCGGCAGCCGCCCAGGCCCGACTCCACTCGACGATCTTCGTCAGAAGATCAGGCCGGCGCCGCAGGAGCGGCTTGCCCGCATGGTCGACATCAATGAGGAGCGCACCGCGCAGATCCTGCGCAAATGGGCGGCCCAGGAAGCAGCGGTATAG